Within Xanthomonas oryzae pv. oryzae, the genomic segment CGGCGCTGTCACGGCAATGGCGGCCACCACCACCACCAGCTTGAGCGCGAACGAGATCGATGCGTCCTGCAGCGACATCACTGCCTGGACGAAGGCGATCAGCAGCCCGGTCAGCGCAGCGACACCGACCACCGGCAAGGACACCTTTAGGCAGAGCAGCAAGGCTTCGGAGGTAAATCGCACTAGATCGTCGTGGTCCATGGCGTCACCGATAGCTCAGAACCAGGCCATGAATCAGCATCGACCAGCCGTCCATAGCGACAAACAGCAGCAGCTTGAACGGGATCGCCACATTGGTCGGTGTGACCTGCGAAAGGCCCATCGCCATCAGCGCGTTTGCCACCACCAGGTCGATGACGATAAACACCAGATACAACAGAAACCCGATGCGGAAGGCTTCGGTCAATTCGCTGAGCGTGAATGCCGGTGCCAAGATAAGCAAGTCGTCCGACTTGAGCGTGGTGGCCTTGTCCTTGGGCCAGATCTGCTGTGCAGAACGCATGAAAAATGCCTTTTCGCGCTCCGGTGTATGCTTGAGGAGGAATTGCCGAAAGGGCTCCCGGCAGGCGTCGAGCAGCACCACAATGCGGCTGTTATCCGACCCGGCACCGTAGTTCTGTGCGGCCTTGAACGCCTCCATGCCCACCGGCGCCATCACAAAGCACGACACCAGCAATGCAACG encodes:
- the sctS gene encoding type III secretion system export apparatus subunit SctS, with the protein product MDHDDLVRFTSEALLLCLKVSLPVVGVAALTGLLIAFVQAVMSLQDASISFALKLVVVVAAIAVTAPWGASAIMQFGQALMQAAFP
- the sctR gene encoding type III secretion system export apparatus subunit SctR; the encoded protein is MQMPDVGSLLLVVIMLGLLPFAAMVVTSYTKIVVVLGLLRNAIGVQQVPPNMVLNGVALLVSCFVMAPVGMEAFKAAQNYGAGSDNSRIVVLLDACREPFRQFLLKHTPEREKAFFMRSAQQIWPKDKATTLKSDDLLILAPAFTLSELTEAFRIGFLLYLVFIVIDLVVANALMAMGLSQVTPTNVAIPFKLLLFVAMDGWSMLIHGLVLSYR